The following coding sequences are from one Malaciobacter pacificus window:
- a CDS encoding efflux RND transporter permease subunit, translating into MIKSIIEFSLRKPILIHFILLFVFLLALFAYFKIPKEIFPPSTLDAVAINGFYSGASSELLDKIAVADIEDELLGLSSIDTISSTIKNGSFSIRADLKEGYESNIVVDDVKDIVTKIKTNLPSDMDEPTVKALEHAFPLINISVTSKQNVSKEYLIEVADEVKSRVMQLKDLSQVSVFGKSDKELLIRFNDEKIDAYGLSKLSVINAVSSISTIFPIGMIKDTTRHYYLSTFNGEKNIDNIKNTKIRVNGQTLYLKDIADVSFTLGDVANISHFDGKTNISVGINKGENGDSIELVKEIKQITKEFALKYQNLEFDTYIDTSVWIKNRLNTVTSNIIFGLILLFIALFFFINIRIAIVIAIGIPTSFMIGLIGADYLGYSLNMLSLLGALIALGMLVDEAIVVGENIYRHLEMGKDRFTAARDGALEMYPAVLTATATTIFAFLPILMMTGEVGKFMQILPIMITILLLSSLVEAFFFLPLHAQEILKVSKDERKSHKVWDFNFRLYGNILEFLLKGKYIAIAIMIALICSLSYFIITTQKFKFMPSFDSTQIYINGSVGVGKKIEQTEKLVSHLENKILNNVDLENVVDSVSSVIGMKLDGKNQPHNEEFYFQIFVNLYERAPTNVFEEYINPYLSPKYDDTNMIRTISAQQMEEKLKEILKDEVASSDFDELKIFVPQTGIVKNDVEIAISGDKKEVANAVKTLKEILGDTKGVSNIADDSLIGNYELKFKVNPYGNDLGITEESVLNQLRPFYLKGTYSKMFDDKGIVDVVFESNQKDVLSSLNSFEIVTEANQKVLLKDVVEFVKIPAYSQIFKENNQQIISVTASLNKVTSTEVFEKINPVIDELRKTVTLQIKGEQEENEKVQKEMAQAALIAIVLIFMSLVWMFDSIVKPLIIISTIPLSILGVLIGHVIMGINVSMPSLIGMVGLAGVIVNDGIIMMDFIKKAKNLEEMIELAKMRLRPILLTSVTTVLGLASLIFFASGQALILQPMAISLGFGILWATILNLYFVPMIYRVIYLRDK; encoded by the coding sequence ATGATTAAATCAATTATTGAATTTAGTTTACGAAAACCAATTTTAATTCACTTTATTTTACTTTTTGTTTTTTTACTTGCACTTTTTGCATATTTTAAAATTCCAAAAGAGATTTTTCCTCCCTCAACTTTAGATGCTGTTGCAATAAATGGTTTTTATAGTGGAGCAAGTTCTGAGTTACTTGATAAGATTGCAGTTGCTGATATTGAAGATGAACTTTTAGGTTTAAGTAGTATTGATACAATTTCATCAACTATTAAAAATGGAAGTTTTTCTATAAGAGCAGATTTAAAAGAAGGCTACGAATCAAATATTGTAGTAGATGATGTAAAAGATATTGTTACAAAAATCAAAACAAATCTTCCAAGTGATATGGATGAACCAACTGTAAAAGCTCTTGAACATGCATTTCCTCTAATAAATATATCTGTTACTTCAAAACAAAATGTTTCAAAAGAGTATTTAATTGAAGTTGCCGATGAAGTAAAATCAAGAGTTATGCAATTAAAAGATTTATCCCAAGTTTCTGTTTTTGGGAAAAGTGATAAAGAACTATTAATCAGATTTAATGATGAAAAAATAGATGCTTATGGACTTAGTAAACTTTCTGTTATAAACGCTGTTTCAAGTATAAGTACAATTTTTCCAATTGGAATGATAAAAGATACAACAAGACACTATTATTTATCTACTTTTAATGGTGAAAAAAATATTGATAATATTAAAAATACAAAAATTAGGGTAAATGGTCAAACTCTATATTTAAAAGATATTGCTGATGTTAGCTTTACTTTAGGAGATGTTGCAAATATCTCTCATTTTGATGGAAAAACAAATATTTCTGTTGGTATAAATAAGGGTGAAAATGGTGATTCAATTGAGTTAGTAAAAGAGATTAAACAAATCACCAAAGAGTTCGCACTTAAGTATCAAAATTTAGAGTTTGATACATATATTGATACTTCTGTTTGGATTAAAAATAGACTAAATACTGTTACATCTAATATTATATTTGGACTTATTTTACTATTTATTGCACTATTTTTCTTTATAAATATAAGAATTGCAATTGTAATTGCAATTGGAATTCCAACATCATTTATGATAGGACTTATTGGGGCTGATTATTTAGGTTATAGTTTAAATATGTTATCACTTTTAGGAGCCTTAATAGCCCTTGGAATGTTAGTTGATGAAGCTATTGTAGTAGGGGAGAATATATATCGTCACTTAGAGATGGGAAAAGATAGATTTACTGCTGCAAGGGATGGGGCACTTGAGATGTATCCAGCTGTTTTAACAGCAACTGCAACTACTATCTTTGCATTTTTACCTATTTTAATGATGACTGGGGAAGTAGGAAAATTTATGCAAATACTCCCTATTATGATTACAATTTTACTTTTAAGTTCCCTTGTTGAAGCATTTTTCTTTCTGCCTTTACATGCCCAAGAGATTTTAAAAGTTAGTAAAGATGAAAGAAAATCTCATAAGGTTTGGGATTTTAATTTTAGACTTTATGGAAATATTTTAGAGTTTTTATTAAAGGGTAAATATATTGCAATTGCTATTATGATAGCTCTTATTTGCAGTTTATCATATTTTATTATAACTACCCAAAAATTCAAATTTATGCCTTCTTTTGATTCAACGCAGATTTATATAAATGGTTCTGTTGGAGTTGGAAAAAAGATTGAGCAAACAGAAAAATTAGTATCACATCTAGAAAATAAAATTTTAAATAATGTAGATTTAGAAAATGTTGTTGATTCAGTTAGTTCAGTTATTGGTATGAAACTTGATGGGAAAAATCAACCCCACAATGAAGAGTTCTATTTTCAGATATTTGTAAATCTTTATGAAAGAGCCCCAACTAATGTTTTTGAAGAGTATATAAATCCATATTTATCTCCAAAATATGATGATACAAATATGATAAGAACTATTAGTGCTCAACAAATGGAAGAGAAATTAAAAGAGATATTAAAAGATGAAGTTGCTTCAAGTGATTTTGATGAGTTAAAAATTTTCGTTCCTCAAACAGGAATAGTTAAAAATGACGTTGAAATAGCTATTAGTGGAGATAAAAAAGAGGTTGCAAATGCTGTTAAAACATTAAAAGAGATTTTAGGAGATACAAAAGGTGTATCAAATATAGCTGATGATTCTTTAATTGGAAACTATGAACTTAAGTTTAAAGTAAACCCTTATGGAAATGATTTAGGGATAACTGAAGAGAGTGTATTAAATCAGTTAAGACCTTTTTACTTAAAAGGAACTTACTCTAAAATGTTTGATGATAAAGGTATTGTTGATGTTGTTTTTGAAAGTAATCAAAAAGATGTTTTAAGTAGTTTAAATAGCTTTGAAATAGTTACTGAAGCTAATCAAAAAGTACTTCTAAAAGATGTAGTAGAGTTTGTAAAAATCCCAGCTTATTCTCAAATATTTAAAGAGAATAATCAACAAATCATAAGTGTAACAGCATCACTAAATAAAGTTACATCAACTGAGGTTTTTGAAAAAATTAATCCAGTGATAGATGAACTTAGAAAAACAGTAACTTTACAAATAAAAGGTGAGCAAGAAGAGAATGAAAAAGTTCAAAAAGAGATGGCTCAAGCTGCACTTATAGCAATTGTTTTAATTTTTATGTCTTTAGTTTGGATGTTTGATTCAATTGTTAAACCTCTAATAATTATTAGTACGATTCCTTTATCTATTTTAGGAGTTTTAATAGGGCATGTTATTATGGGAATAAATGTATCAATGCCAAGTTTAATAGGTATGGTTGGACTTGCAGGAGTTATTGTAAATGATGGAATTATTATGATGGATTTTATTAAAAAAGCGAAAAACCTAGAAGAGATGATTGAACTTGCAAAAATGAGATTAAGACCAATATTACTAACTTCTGTTACTACTGTTTTAGGATTAGCTAGTTTAATATTCTTTGCTTCTGGTCAAGCACTTATTTTACAACCTATGGCTATATCATTAGGATTTGGTATTTTATGGGCAACAATTTTAAATCTATATTTTGTACCTATGATTTATAGAGTTATTTATTTAAGAGATAAATAG
- a CDS encoding response regulator has product MSISVNIFDKFKFNPKNYNILIIEDSKSLVNIIKNKFTDLNYNCYYSYNLTDAHKILKENNINFIFLDMNLPDGNGYEIIKKYASSGIKIFVLTSQDDEQLREISFQNGVIDYIVKDKDFFLKLDNISKIIEKIEKNKQSSILIVEDSYVIQEQLTEILSNRNYQTFSCDCIERIMEMIEVNDIDLMLLDVNLKDKNGIDFLNKKRNIIIDKLNIPVIIVSGSKDTDIIREGLKAGAKDVLRKPYIVEELVLKVDLNIDYKRKEKENKYFQFLLEQYKDVLEDSFNILTCDKHGFIKNVNKCLCELTGFEKNELIHKSHNIFNPSDNSEKFYLSLWNKIKNDNKIWKGKIKSQKKNGKFFWSELTIKPVINNKGHIEEYIFIFKDISKEKLLENYVKHINKINS; this is encoded by the coding sequence ATGAGTATATCAGTAAATATTTTTGATAAGTTTAAATTTAATCCTAAAAACTACAATATATTAATAATAGAAGACTCAAAATCTTTAGTTAATATTATAAAAAACAAATTTACAGATTTAAATTATAACTGTTATTATTCATATAACTTAACTGATGCACATAAAATACTCAAAGAGAATAATATTAACTTTATTTTTTTAGATATGAATCTTCCCGATGGTAATGGATATGAAATTATTAAAAAATATGCTTCAAGTGGAATAAAAATATTTGTTTTAACTAGTCAAGATGATGAACAATTAAGAGAAATATCTTTCCAAAATGGAGTTATAGACTATATTGTAAAAGATAAAGACTTTTTTTTGAAACTTGATAATATTTCAAAAATTATAGAAAAAATAGAAAAAAACAAACAATCATCAATTTTGATTGTTGAAGATTCATATGTTATTCAAGAACAACTAACTGAGATTTTATCAAATAGAAACTATCAAACATTTAGTTGTGACTGCATTGAGAGAATAATGGAAATGATTGAAGTAAATGATATTGATTTAATGCTTCTAGATGTAAATTTAAAAGATAAAAATGGTATTGATTTTCTTAATAAAAAAAGAAATATAATTATTGATAAATTAAATATTCCTGTAATTATAGTATCAGGAAGTAAAGATACTGATATTATTAGAGAAGGCTTAAAAGCTGGGGCAAAAGATGTTTTAAGAAAACCATATATTGTAGAAGAATTGGTACTCAAAGTAGATTTAAATATTGATTATAAAAGAAAAGAAAAAGAGAATAAATATTTTCAATTTTTACTAGAACAATATAAAGATGTATTAGAAGATAGTTTTAATATATTGACTTGTGATAAACATGGTTTTATTAAAAATGTAAATAAGTGTTTATGTGAGTTAACTGGGTTTGAAAAAAATGAGTTAATTCATAAATCACACAATATTTTTAATCCTTCAGATAATTCTGAAAAGTTTTATTTATCTTTATGGAATAAAATAAAAAATGATAATAAAATTTGGAAAGGTAAAATAAAAAGTCAGAAGAAAAATGGTAAATTTTTTTGGAGTGAACTTACTATAAAGCCTGTTATAAACAATAAAGGTCATATTGAAGAGTATATTTTTATATTTAAAGATATATCAAAAGAAAAGCTTCTTGAAAACTATGTTAAACATATAAATAAAATAAACTCTTAG
- a CDS encoding SDR family oxidoreductase produces the protein MKVLLTGSNGYIGRRLKQKLLEIENINLRLFVRNKKTLSSNIDKNIEIFEGNSFDKDSLKKALGGVHTAYYLIHSLNSDDYKNLDKISAQNFIDVAQECGVKRVIYLGGLGVKDENTSKHLLSRIETGEILSSSNEVQTIWIRAGVIIGSGSTSFEIIRHLTEKLPIMTTPKWVNTKAQPIGVDNVLEYLVDSLYLDYDKNLTVDIGSEQLTYKDMMLQTAKALELKRVLIPLPFLSINLSSYWLNLFTPVPFSVAKALIEGLKSEVIKQNDNAKKYFPQIQPISFFDSVKKAIKEIEENQVISRWSDNSGVIWDKDHSKEINSAIFFDRKELDISNISKEKVYKSFMSIGGNNGWFDFDFLWEIRGFIDKIIGGVGLKRGRRDQHKLRIGESLDFWKVVDIKKNERLLLYAQMKVPGTAWLEFKIENNKLIQSAYFYPKGLFGRIYWYSLIPIHYLVFNNMIKSIVKNAKK, from the coding sequence ATGAAAGTTTTATTAACAGGTTCAAATGGATATATAGGACGAAGACTAAAACAAAAACTCCTTGAAATTGAAAATATCAACTTACGACTTTTTGTAAGAAATAAAAAAACATTATCTTCAAATATTGATAAAAATATTGAAATATTTGAAGGTAATAGTTTTGATAAAGATAGCTTAAAAAAAGCTCTTGGTGGTGTACATACAGCGTATTATTTAATTCACTCACTAAATAGTGACGACTATAAAAATTTAGATAAAATCTCTGCTCAAAACTTTATCGATGTTGCACAAGAGTGTGGTGTAAAAAGAGTAATATACCTAGGTGGACTGGGTGTAAAAGATGAAAATACAAGTAAACACTTATTAAGTAGAATTGAAACGGGAGAGATACTTTCTTCTTCAAATGAAGTTCAAACTATATGGATAAGAGCTGGTGTTATTATTGGTTCTGGTAGTACTAGTTTTGAAATTATTAGACATTTAACAGAAAAACTTCCTATTATGACAACTCCAAAATGGGTAAATACAAAAGCTCAACCAATTGGTGTTGATAATGTGTTAGAATACTTAGTTGACAGTTTATATTTAGATTATGATAAGAATTTAACAGTTGATATTGGAAGTGAGCAGTTAACGTATAAAGATATGATGCTTCAAACTGCAAAGGCACTTGAATTAAAAAGAGTTCTCATTCCCCTTCCCTTTTTATCCATAAATCTTTCATCTTATTGGTTAAATCTTTTTACGCCTGTTCCTTTTAGCGTTGCAAAAGCTTTGATTGAAGGATTAAAATCTGAAGTTATAAAACAAAACGATAATGCAAAAAAGTACTTTCCTCAAATACAACCAATATCTTTTTTTGACAGTGTGAAAAAAGCGATAAAGGAGATTGAAGAAAATCAAGTGATAAGTAGATGGAGTGACAATAGTGGTGTTATATGGGATAAAGACCACTCTAAAGAGATAAATAGTGCAATATTTTTTGATAGAAAAGAGCTTGATATTTCAAATATTTCTAAAGAGAAAGTATATAAAAGCTTTATGAGTATTGGTGGAAATAATGGTTGGTTTGATTTTGATTTTCTTTGGGAAATAAGAGGTTTTATTGATAAAATTATTGGTGGAGTTGGATTAAAAAGAGGAAGAAGAGATCAACATAAACTCAGAATTGGGGAGAGTCTAGATTTTTGGAAAGTAGTTGATATAAAGAAAAATGAAAGACTACTTTTATACGCTCAAATGAAAGTTCCAGGAACTGCTTGGTTGGAGTTTAAAATAGAGAATAATAAGCTTATTCAATCAGCATATTTCTATCCAAAAGGATTATTTGGACGAATTTATTGGTACAGTTTAATACCAATACACTATTTAGTTTTTAACAATATGATAAAAAGTATTGTAAAGAATGCTAAAAAATAA
- a CDS encoding SH3 domain-containing protein yields the protein MKLNFKLIALALSSTIFFSACSQKSSIDFNKKDLTTINQNDISNINENIEAQKYFKKYFAPWELDKLSTPLKDAKWGHGYRLKKIYLENHILATPEWFDKQIDNSNFEEYNTTIKKAITLKNTNVRVLPTSSVMFYNPNKPGEGFPFDYNQNSLLKINTPVIVSHFSKDRAWAYIQASIVGGWVKVEDIAFVDDEFINKFKNDNYYVAVKEKFPIYDIIFREYVKVGTIFPKDENGYIIAKPDFNQNAKLVHIELTNEVEKMPIAFNKENKVKIAKEMMDEPYGWGGLLNNRDCSSFTQDFFTPFGKYLHRNSKAQTKNGEYLDVSKLSKNEKKEFIKKHGIPFSTLVYLKGHIMLYIGIKEDEPLVMHNMWSVRLKDKWGKKYRHIVGKATITTLEPGKDLKDFDENNNMINRILGIVVL from the coding sequence ATGAAACTTAACTTCAAACTAATAGCTTTAGCTTTATCTTCAACAATATTTTTTTCTGCTTGTTCACAAAAAAGTTCAATAGATTTTAATAAAAAAGACTTAACAACTATTAATCAAAATGATATTTCAAATATAAATGAAAATATAGAAGCACAAAAATATTTTAAAAAGTATTTTGCACCTTGGGAGCTTGATAAATTATCTACACCTTTAAAAGATGCAAAATGGGGACATGGATATAGATTAAAAAAAATCTATTTAGAAAATCATATTTTAGCTACTCCAGAGTGGTTTGATAAACAAATTGATAACTCAAATTTTGAAGAGTATAATACTACTATAAAAAAAGCGATTACTCTTAAAAATACAAATGTTAGAGTTTTACCAACATCTTCAGTAATGTTTTACAATCCAAATAAGCCAGGTGAAGGTTTTCCCTTTGATTATAACCAAAACTCACTATTAAAAATAAATACACCTGTTATAGTTTCACATTTTTCAAAAGATAGAGCATGGGCTTATATTCAAGCTTCAATTGTTGGGGGTTGGGTAAAAGTAGAAGATATTGCTTTTGTTGATGATGAATTTATAAACAAATTTAAAAATGATAATTATTATGTTGCAGTTAAAGAGAAGTTCCCAATATATGATATTATCTTTAGAGAGTATGTAAAGGTTGGTACAATTTTCCCAAAAGATGAAAATGGTTATATAATTGCAAAGCCTGACTTTAACCAAAATGCAAAATTAGTACATATAGAACTTACTAATGAAGTTGAAAAAATGCCAATTGCATTTAATAAAGAGAATAAAGTAAAGATTGCAAAAGAGATGATGGATGAACCTTATGGATGGGGTGGATTACTGAATAATAGAGATTGTTCAAGTTTTACTCAAGATTTTTTTACTCCATTTGGAAAATATTTACATAGAAACTCAAAAGCCCAAACTAAAAATGGCGAATATTTAGATGTATCAAAATTAAGTAAAAATGAAAAAAAAGAGTTTATAAAAAAACATGGTATTCCATTCTCAACTTTAGTGTATCTAAAAGGTCATATCATGCTTTATATTGGAATAAAAGAAGATGAACCTCTTGTTATGCATAATATGTGGAGTGTAAGATTAAAAGATAAATGGGGTAAAAAGTATAGACATATTGTAGGTAAAGCTACTATTACAACACTAGAACCAGGGAAAGATTTAAAAGATTTTGATGAAAATAATAATATGATTAATAGGATTTTAGGAATAGTTGTTTTATGA
- a CDS encoding TsoY family (seleno)protein, translated as MTYRKNFSPMCFLASLGAGGLSVSFFMYLMFLVPHPKVPLATFDFVMPALLKGDWLSIVVGISLVFILVFAFFHFKLLIFNVKQFNLYKKSESYNKLINSNSQVTLMAIPLTFAMTINVCFVLGAVFVPGLWEIVEYMFPFAILGFVIAGYFALKIFFDYFSRLIIKGNFDFATNNNLSQMISIFAFAMVGVGFAAPAAMSHNIVINAIAFFGSIFFASLAILLIFIKLTIGIKNIFESGISMEAAPSLWIIIPILTLLGITFVRLTFGLDHNFQAPMEKTSLFILLSIVLSLQILFGLLGYKVMKSIGYFDKYIHSEDKSAVSFALICPGVAFMVLGMFFINFGLTLNGIIDKYSVAYFILMIPFIFVQYKTIAYFFKLNKKFQF; from the coding sequence ATGACTTATAGAAAAAACTTTTCACCTATGTGCTTTTTAGCTTCACTTGGAGCAGGAGGACTTAGTGTATCATTTTTTATGTATTTAATGTTTTTAGTACCACATCCAAAGGTACCTTTAGCAACATTTGATTTTGTTATGCCAGCACTTTTAAAAGGGGATTGGCTATCTATTGTAGTAGGTATTTCACTTGTATTTATTTTAGTTTTTGCATTTTTTCACTTTAAACTACTAATTTTTAATGTAAAACAATTTAATTTATATAAAAAAAGTGAATCATATAATAAATTAATCAACTCAAATTCACAAGTAACGCTTATGGCAATTCCTTTAACTTTTGCAATGACGATAAATGTATGTTTTGTACTAGGGGCTGTTTTTGTTCCTGGACTTTGGGAAATTGTTGAATATATGTTTCCATTTGCTATTTTAGGCTTTGTAATAGCTGGATACTTTGCATTGAAGATTTTCTTTGATTATTTTTCAAGACTTATTATCAAAGGTAACTTTGATTTTGCAACAAATAACAATCTTTCACAAATGATTTCTATTTTTGCATTTGCAATGGTTGGAGTTGGATTCGCTGCACCTGCAGCAATGAGTCATAATATAGTTATTAATGCAATTGCATTTTTTGGTTCAATATTTTTTGCTTCACTTGCTATTTTATTGATTTTTATTAAATTAACAATTGGTATTAAAAATATTTTTGAAAGTGGAATATCTATGGAAGCGGCACCATCATTGTGGATTATAATTCCTATTTTAACACTTCTTGGTATTACATTTGTTAGATTAACTTTTGGATTAGACCATAATTTCCAAGCACCAATGGAGAAAACTAGTCTATTTATTTTATTATCAATTGTATTATCATTACAAATATTATTTGGATTATTAGGGTATAAAGTTATGAAAAGTATTGGTTATTTTGATAAATATATACACTCAGAAGATAAATCAGCTGTATCATTTGCCCTAATTTGTCCAGGTGTTGCGTTCATGGTTTTAGGTATGTTTTTTATCAATTTTGGATTAACTTTAAATGGTATAATTGATAAATATTCGGTTGCTTATTTTATACTTATGATTCCATTTATTTTTGTTCAATACAAAACAATAGCTTATTTCTTTAAATTAAATAAAAAATTTCAATTTTAA
- a CDS encoding GGDEF domain-containing protein has translation MYKISVSKDLFEEILLKKTNILKKENTKYWKKELLEVKILNDKLSYSIKSIDKLIITNGLGNDKPYMKVECLDIVYSPSKECFEFYLGKVLEQKNTQIEENYKDILIERLIKEKLELQNSLNKDHLTQVYNRRKMEDDLNIFINQKNAFMLTAIFIDIDRFKEINDNFGHDIGDKVLEHISKILRVYAKKLNGEVYRFGGEEFVIFSFIAKDRIITILNELKNEVKSNKMYHPKRDIFISISMGISFYDDYKDKKLFIKKADLAVYEAKKNGRDRIEFAN, from the coding sequence ATGTATAAAATATCAGTCTCAAAAGATTTATTCGAAGAAATATTATTAAAAAAAACAAATATACTAAAAAAAGAGAATACTAAATATTGGAAAAAAGAATTACTAGAAGTAAAAATATTAAATGATAAATTATCATATTCAATAAAAAGTATTGATAAGTTAATCATCACAAATGGTTTAGGAAATGATAAGCCATATATGAAAGTAGAGTGTTTAGATATAGTTTATTCTCCATCAAAAGAGTGTTTTGAATTTTATTTAGGAAAAGTTCTAGAGCAAAAAAATACACAAATTGAAGAAAATTATAAAGATATTTTAATTGAAAGACTTATTAAAGAAAAATTAGAGCTACAAAATAGTTTAAATAAAGATCATTTAACACAAGTATATAATAGAAGAAAAATGGAAGATGATTTAAATATTTTTATAAATCAAAAAAATGCTTTTATGCTAACCGCAATTTTTATAGATATTGATAGGTTTAAAGAGATCAATGATAATTTTGGGCATGATATTGGAGATAAGGTTTTAGAACATATCTCAAAAATACTAAGGGTCTATGCTAAAAAGTTAAATGGAGAAGTTTACAGATTTGGTGGAGAAGAGTTTGTGATTTTTTCTTTTATTGCAAAAGATAGAATAATAACTATTTTAAATGAACTAAAAAATGAAGTAAAATCAAATAAAATGTATCATCCAAAGAGAGATATTTTTATTAGTATTAGTATGGGAATATCATTTTATGATGATTATAAAGACAAAAAATTGTTTATTAAAAAAGCTGACTTAGCTGTATATGAAGCTAAAAAAAATGGTAGAGATAGAATAGAGTTTGCAAATTAA
- a CDS encoding c-type cytochrome: protein MKKIILATTILTACVAFADPYAKCVTCHGASGEKVALGKSKVIKDMTKADFIAAMKGYKDGTYGGPQKILMVNQVKDLSDADIEAIANKIAK from the coding sequence ATGAAAAAAATAATCTTAGCTACAACTATATTAACTGCATGTGTTGCATTTGCTGACCCATATGCAAAATGTGTTACTTGTCATGGAGCTTCGGGAGAAAAAGTTGCATTAGGTAAATCAAAAGTTATAAAAGATATGACTAAAGCTGACTTTATAGCTGCAATGAAAGGTTATAAAGACGGAACATATGGTGGGCCTCAAAAGATTCTTATGGTAAATCAAGTTAAAGATTTATCAGATGCTGATATTGAAGCAATTGCTAATAAAATAGCAAAATAA
- a CDS encoding AMP-binding protein, producing the protein MSINCIRTLIEDANVSHPDKVALVFGNEKLTYSELFTKVNQIAYYLAELDLPKGSRVGIYSNKCVDQVIAILAILSTDYVLVPLTKLLKSEQVEYIIEDCDIKCIITDKIKIESIEEIKFDGHIISYETTHKDLPSFEEIYKYYNKPYNCEISGHDNAVITYSFGLSGKPNGIVISHRNLIDSARVVSQYLQLHEDDVISSILIFNLDYGLNQLFCSLYKRATLALHRFVLPNDFFNHIINDKVTVLPVMPINITEMFDEDEHRLPSGELLKNVRIITSSGGNVTDKMINDVEKHFIGAKFYSMHGLTEAFRSTYLDPSQLKIRPKSIGKAIPDVELYVINEKGEECAPRVVGELIHRGGYIYKGFWNAPEVTAQRFKSIDILKNVINLEGQLRDEVVVKTGDYVYKDEEGYFYFVSRHDDMIKTRGFRVNPYEIEEVVHSNIAEIERCAVFSIQNDEIEEEIVLVYTALAELNSSEILFELKKHLASYMIPSKIVYKKSLPLVPSDKNKINKEELKKEILTK; encoded by the coding sequence ATGTCAATAAACTGTATTAGAACATTAATCGAAGATGCAAATGTATCACACCCAGACAAAGTTGCCTTAGTATTTGGGAATGAAAAATTAACTTATAGTGAATTATTTACAAAAGTAAATCAAATTGCTTACTATTTAGCAGAACTTGACTTACCTAAAGGTAGTAGAGTTGGTATTTATTCAAATAAATGTGTTGACCAAGTAATTGCAATACTTGCAATTTTATCAACAGATTATGTTTTGGTTCCACTAACAAAACTATTAAAATCAGAACAAGTTGAGTATATCATTGAAGATTGTGATATTAAATGTATTATTACTGATAAAATTAAAATTGAATCAATTGAAGAGATTAAATTTGATGGTCATATTATTTCATACGAAACAACTCATAAAGATTTACCATCATTTGAAGAGATTTATAAATACTATAATAAGCCATATAATTGTGAAATAAGTGGTCATGATAATGCAGTTATTACTTACTCTTTTGGTTTAAGTGGTAAACCAAATGGTATTGTAATTTCCCATAGAAATTTAATTGATAGTGCAAGAGTTGTATCTCAATATTTACAATTACATGAAGATGATGTAATCTCTAGTATCTTAATATTTAATTTAGATTATGGATTAAATCAACTTTTCTGTTCATTATATAAAAGAGCAACATTGGCACTTCATAGATTTGTATTGCCAAATGATTTCTTTAATCATATTATCAATGATAAAGTTACAGTTTTACCTGTAATGCCTATAAATATCACTGAGATGTTTGATGAAGATGAACACAGACTTCCAAGTGGTGAATTACTAAAAAATGTAAGAATTATTACTAGTTCTGGTGGAAATGTTACAGATAAAATGATTAATGATGTTGAAAAGCACTTTATTGGTGCTAAGTTTTACTCAATGCATGGATTAACAGAAGCATTTAGATCAACATATTTAGACCCAAGTCAATTAAAAATAAGACCAAAATCAATTGGTAAAGCAATTCCAGATGTTGAATTATATGTAATCAATGAAAAAGGTGAAGAGTGTGCTCCAAGAGTTGTTGGTGAATTAATTCATAGAGGTGGATATATTTACAAAGGATTTTGGAATGCACCTGAAGTAACAGCGCAAAGATTTAAATCAATTGATATTCTAAAAAATGTAATTAATCTTGAAGGACAACTTAGAGATGAAGTTGTAGTAAAAACAGGAGATTATGTTTATAAAGATGAAGAAGGTTACTTCTACTTTGTATCAAGACATGATGACATGATTAAAACAAGAGGATTTAGAGTAAATCCTTATGAAATTGAAGAAGTAGTTCATTCAAATATTGCAGAAATTGAAAGATGTGCAGTTTTTTCAATCCAAAATGATGAGATTGAAGAAGAGATTGTTTTAGTTTATACTGCACTTGCAGAATTAAACTCTAGTGAGATTTTATTTGAACTAAAAAAACATCTAGCTTCTTATATGATTCCTTCAAAAATTGTATATAAAAAATCACTTCCATTGGTTCCTTCTGACAAAAATAAAATCAATAAAGAAGAACTAAAAAAAGAAATTCTTACAAAATAA